One Bacteroidota bacterium genomic window carries:
- a CDS encoding YfhO family protein gives MTTLKQNLKAFSIAVVIFLFLAMAYMAPALSGKVISQHDINMHLGMSKELVDFRNETGKEALWTNSMFGGMPAYLISTVYKSNLFRHVHSWLTLVNWRPVCFIFLYLLGFYLSLLAFKVDHRLAIVGAIMYGFSSYLLIILVPGHASKAFALGYYPAIIGGIHLAFRQKYLFGSLMAGIFLALQLLNNHLQITYYTLITILVYGLFEIIWAFKEKRLKESIKAIGMLTAMVLLAVGTSVPSLWTTAEYGKYSIRGKSELTIDQDNKTSGLDRDYATAWSYGKSETFTLMIPNFMGGASGGELPLNSATYEFLSNVQGKIEAKKTIQQMPTYWGTQPGTSGPVYVGAIVCFLFVLGIFVVDRKNRGWILTATLVSVLFSWGHNLPWLTNIMLDHLPGYNKFRAVSMTLVIAGFTMPLLAVLAFDKILKQEVNKAQALKALKYAFGITGGISFFLVLFGKSIFNFESAIDEQYLAQGYNDFVEALQTDRAMLLRRDAFRSFVFIALAAGVTYLLIQQKIKSLHAVVALGLLVLIDLWVVDKRYLNSSHFVTQKVQNQSFVPSKADVAVLTDKDPNFRVLNLAVDVFNDASTSYFHKSIGGYHGAKMRRYQELIEHNISPESQKVINALRGGNPDQIEQTLAASHVLNMLNTRYFIYNPEASPLQNVHAYGNAWFSASYLLAENADEELEKLASQGNKNNVIIDKRFSSQVENKSFVADSLARIQLESYKPNRLVYKSQSQHEQLAVFSEIYYPAGWEVSIDGKPADHFRANYVLRAMVVPAGEHSIEFVFKPRAYYTGEKISLASSVLLLLLLAGTVIFEIRMIKKESTN, from the coding sequence ATGACAACTCTTAAGCAAAATCTAAAAGCATTTTCCATTGCTGTGGTTATTTTTCTGTTTCTTGCAATGGCCTACATGGCACCTGCCCTAAGCGGGAAAGTAATTAGCCAGCACGATATAAACATGCACCTTGGCATGTCGAAAGAACTGGTTGATTTCCGCAACGAAACAGGAAAAGAAGCACTCTGGACCAATAGCATGTTTGGGGGAATGCCTGCCTACCTGATTTCGACCGTGTACAAGTCGAATCTTTTCCGCCATGTGCATAGCTGGCTTACTCTGGTGAACTGGCGCCCGGTATGTTTTATTTTTCTTTACCTGCTTGGGTTTTATCTATCGTTGCTTGCTTTTAAAGTCGATCACCGTCTGGCTATTGTGGGAGCTATCATGTATGGTTTTTCTTCCTACCTGCTTATCATATTGGTGCCAGGGCATGCATCCAAGGCTTTTGCCTTGGGCTATTATCCGGCCATTATAGGTGGCATTCACCTTGCTTTCAGACAGAAATATTTATTTGGCAGTCTCATGGCTGGTATTTTTCTGGCTTTGCAATTGCTCAACAACCACCTTCAGATTACTTATTATACTCTTATCACTATACTCGTTTACGGGCTGTTCGAAATTATTTGGGCATTTAAGGAAAAGAGATTGAAAGAGAGCATTAAGGCTATTGGCATGCTTACTGCCATGGTTTTGCTGGCTGTTGGCACTAGCGTGCCCAGCCTTTGGACCACCGCCGAGTATGGGAAATATTCCATCCGGGGCAAGTCGGAACTTACAATCGACCAAGACAATAAAACCTCCGGGCTGGATCGCGATTATGCCACCGCATGGAGCTATGGCAAAAGCGAAACCTTCACCCTGATGATCCCTAATTTTATGGGCGGTGCTTCCGGTGGAGAACTTCCCTTGAACTCTGCTACCTATGAGTTTTTAAGCAATGTGCAGGGAAAGATTGAAGCAAAAAAAACCATACAACAGATGCCAACCTATTGGGGTACCCAACCAGGCACCTCGGGTCCGGTTTATGTGGGTGCCATTGTTTGCTTTTTATTTGTGCTTGGCATATTTGTAGTTGACCGCAAAAACAGGGGTTGGATCCTTACCGCTACCCTCGTATCGGTACTTTTTTCGTGGGGACACAACCTGCCCTGGCTCACCAATATTATGCTCGACCATCTTCCGGGCTACAACAAATTCAGGGCTGTTTCAATGACCCTTGTGATTGCCGGATTTACTATGCCTTTGCTTGCAGTGCTTGCGTTCGATAAAATTCTGAAACAGGAAGTAAACAAAGCGCAAGCGCTTAAAGCATTGAAATATGCATTTGGAATTACCGGAGGAATTAGCTTCTTCCTGGTACTTTTCGGAAAATCGATTTTCAATTTCGAGTCGGCTATCGATGAGCAATACCTTGCACAAGGCTATAACGATTTTGTGGAAGCCCTGCAGACCGACCGCGCCATGCTGTTGCGTCGCGATGCTTTTCGCTCCTTTGTGTTTATTGCCCTGGCGGCAGGTGTCACCTATCTACTGATTCAACAAAAAATTAAAAGTTTGCATGCCGTAGTGGCCTTAGGCTTGTTGGTGCTAATTGACCTTTGGGTTGTGGACAAACGCTACCTGAATAGCAGTCATTTTGTAACTCAGAAGGTACAAAACCAGAGTTTTGTACCCAGTAAAGCTGACGTAGCTGTTTTAACAGACAAGGATCCAAATTTCAGGGTTTTGAACCTTGCTGTCGATGTGTTTAACGATGCCTCTACTTCGTATTTTCATAAATCGATAGGAGGTTATCATGGTGCTAAAATGCGTCGATACCAGGAATTAATTGAGCACAACATTTCGCCCGAGTCGCAAAAGGTAATCAATGCACTTCGGGGAGGTAACCCTGATCAAATAGAGCAAACCCTGGCCGCAAGCCATGTGTTGAACATGCTCAATACCCGTTATTTTATATACAATCCCGAAGCCAGTCCGCTTCAGAATGTGCATGCATATGGCAATGCCTGGTTTTCTGCTTCCTACTTGTTGGCAGAAAATGCCGATGAGGAATTGGAAAAGCTGGCCAGCCAGGGAAATAAAAACAATGTGATAATCGATAAACGCTTTTCATCCCAGGTAGAAAATAAGAGTTTTGTAGCCGATAGCCTTGCACGCATTCAGCTTGAATCTTACAAGCCCAATCGGTTGGTTTATAAGAGTCAATCGCAACACGAACAACTTGCCGTATTCTCCGAAATATACTATCCGGCCGGTTGGGAAGTTAGCATCGATGGAAAACCAGCTGATCATTTTAGGGCGAATTATGTGCTAAGGGCCATGGTGGTGCCTGCCGGCGAGCATAGTATTGAGTTTGTATTTAAGCCCCGCGCATACTATACGGGAGAAAAAATATCGCTTGCCTCGTCGGTATTGCTTTTGCTATTGCTTGCAGGCACAGTTATTTTCGAAATCAGGATGATTAAAAAAGAATCCACAAATTAA
- a CDS encoding oligosaccharide flippase family protein has product MRLYFRNTAFHTIVYSLGNIGTKMIGLLLLPLYTSVLDTSDYGLLAYFEVSVQLLIAILSLGFPTAIIRFCANETDVQKRKQIIFTILIITLSTLALVLAVMWNFRLQLSMGIFQTPAYQSLISIVLLTVFFEVQNILALSIMRLNEQSKFYVMVVLSKFTLILLLNVYFLVYLKMGVKGILLSQLIGSVLLFIVTTNVMIKSSVASFNRTELKAILKYSLPLLVSASAAMLLNISDRYIVEYLLDFSQLGIYSLGYKFASVINIFVIQSFQLGFMPIAFKIFSDKDSNKFFARLFTYLALILLVFALVLSFFSIDVIRLMADNRDYWNANAVIPILCISFVFKGMQYIPMLSIHFAKKTHLDIYVVLVAGIVNVGLNFLLIPHMGIMGTAMAAAITSALLLFFYMLLCRRLFPIPWEFLRLLKLFFIAGAALLLSLLPVASGVLVQILYKILLLALFVAALYVSRFFFQSEMGLLKGLVKKWQKPADWFSNFKELKL; this is encoded by the coding sequence ATGCGCCTTTATTTTCGCAATACAGCTTTTCATACCATTGTTTACAGCCTTGGCAACATTGGCACCAAGATGATTGGCTTGCTTCTTTTACCCCTTTATACTTCGGTTCTCGATACTTCAGATTACGGCCTATTGGCCTATTTTGAAGTTTCGGTGCAATTGCTGATTGCCATTCTTTCCCTGGGTTTTCCTACTGCAATAATCCGATTCTGTGCCAACGAAACGGATGTTCAGAAACGAAAACAAATCATTTTTACAATCCTGATTATCACACTTTCTACACTTGCCCTGGTGCTGGCTGTCATGTGGAATTTCAGACTGCAATTGTCAATGGGCATCTTTCAAACTCCCGCATACCAGTCGCTTATCAGTATTGTTTTGCTCACGGTGTTTTTTGAGGTCCAGAATATTTTAGCGCTCAGCATCATGCGACTTAACGAACAATCGAAGTTTTATGTAATGGTGGTTCTCAGTAAGTTTACGCTCATTTTGCTTCTGAATGTATATTTTCTGGTTTACCTTAAAATGGGAGTTAAAGGTATTTTGCTAAGCCAGCTTATTGGCAGCGTTTTACTTTTTATTGTTACCACCAATGTGATGATAAAAAGCTCTGTAGCAAGCTTTAACCGCACTGAGCTAAAAGCTATATTGAAATACAGTCTCCCCTTACTTGTATCGGCTTCAGCTGCCATGTTGCTGAATATTTCCGATCGCTACATTGTGGAATACCTGCTCGATTTTTCGCAATTGGGTATTTACAGTTTGGGCTACAAATTTGCCAGCGTAATCAATATTTTCGTAATCCAGTCTTTTCAGCTTGGTTTTATGCCTATCGCCTTTAAGATATTCTCCGACAAAGATTCCAATAAGTTTTTTGCCCGCTTGTTTACTTATCTCGCCTTGATATTGCTGGTTTTTGCTCTTGTTCTCTCTTTCTTTTCCATCGATGTCATTCGGCTCATGGCCGACAACCGCGACTACTGGAATGCCAATGCGGTAATTCCCATTTTATGTATTTCGTTTGTGTTTAAAGGAATGCAATACATACCCATGTTGTCCATTCATTTTGCCAAAAAGACGCACCTCGATATTTATGTGGTGCTTGTTGCCGGAATAGTGAATGTAGGGCTTAATTTCCTTTTAATTCCTCACATGGGAATAATGGGAACTGCCATGGCTGCAGCTATCACCAGCGCCTTGCTTTTATTTTTTTATATGCTATTGTGCCGCCGGCTTTTCCCCATTCCCTGGGAATTTTTACGACTTTTGAAACTCTTTTTCATTGCTGGTGCGGCACTGCTGCTTTCTTTGCTACCGGTTGCTTCGGGCGTTCTGGTTCAGATTCTTTATAAAATTCTGCTGTTGGCCCTTTTTGTAGCAGCCTTGTATGTTTCAAGGTTCTTCTTTCAATCTGAAATGGGCTTGCTCAAAGGACTTGTAAAAAAATGGCAGAAACCTGCAGATTGGTTCAGCAATTTTAAAGAGCTAAAGCTTTAA
- a CDS encoding class I SAM-dependent methyltransferase, with amino-acid sequence MSCKICRNASNNQYYQVKEMMFGTREVFTYFTCSECNCLQLEDSSIDFAKYYPSDNYYSYQEIDEKRYTGFSGRCRLQSVKNSSSRGILSYFGRLFFTKDIYNILREISVTRKSSILDVGCGNGNFLYPLAEIGFQKTKGIDPFRQKKVSYQNGLLLEPIGLKEEKEKWDVIFYNHSFEHIIDPQEELNLVQQKLNKGGYCILSIPTFPNEAWERYGVNWYQIDAPRHIFLHSEKSITLLANKAGLKLSKSVYNSRSGQFLISEEYAKGYSANEMIKPSGLNKLKHKFRKIGLEIESKQLNRQKKGDQAYFILEHI; translated from the coding sequence ATGAGCTGTAAAATTTGTCGCAATGCTAGCAATAATCAATACTATCAGGTAAAAGAGATGATGTTTGGAACCCGCGAAGTATTCACTTATTTCACCTGTTCGGAATGCAATTGCCTGCAGCTTGAAGATTCTTCAATTGATTTTGCTAAGTATTATCCATCGGATAATTATTACAGCTATCAGGAGATTGACGAAAAAAGATATACAGGTTTCAGTGGACGATGCCGTCTTCAATCGGTTAAAAACTCAAGTTCACGGGGCATACTTTCGTATTTCGGGCGATTGTTCTTTACTAAGGATATATACAACATATTAAGAGAAATTTCTGTTACCAGAAAAAGCTCAATTCTTGATGTGGGCTGTGGAAATGGCAACTTTCTCTATCCATTGGCTGAAATTGGCTTTCAAAAAACAAAAGGCATCGATCCGTTTCGACAAAAAAAAGTCAGTTATCAAAATGGCCTTCTGCTGGAACCAATAGGGCTTAAAGAGGAGAAGGAAAAGTGGGATGTTATTTTTTACAATCACTCCTTCGAACACATTATTGATCCGCAGGAAGAACTAAATCTGGTTCAACAAAAATTAAATAAAGGCGGTTATTGTATTTTATCGATTCCTACTTTTCCAAACGAGGCCTGGGAAAGATATGGTGTAAACTGGTATCAGATTGATGCTCCTAGGCATATATTTTTGCATTCTGAAAAATCAATTACTTTATTGGCCAATAAGGCTGGATTAAAACTATCTAAAAGTGTTTATAATTCCAGATCTGGGCAATTCTTAATTAGTGAAGAATATGCAAAAGGTTATAGTGCGAATGAGATGATCAAACCCTCAGGACTTAATAAGCTAAAACATAAATTCAGGAAGATAGGTCTTGAAATAGAAAGCAAACAACTCAACAGGCAGAAAAAGGGTGATCAGGCATATTTCATATTAGAACATATCTGA
- the msrA gene encoding peptide-methionine (S)-S-oxide reductase MsrA, whose product MQTYLPLLLASLLLFTEAKTQTKAIATLGSGCFWCTEAVYERVEGVISVQSGYSGGHTKNPTYKEVCAETTGHAEVIQLVYDPAIISYATILEIFFKTHDPTQLNRQGNDVGTQYRSVIFYHSPEQLKVATEIKNRLEKEGIWEKPIVTAIETYTDFYQAELSHQDYYENNPSQGYCRYVITPKIEKFEKVFEEYLRR is encoded by the coding sequence ATGCAAACTTACCTGCCGCTTCTCTTAGCCTCACTTCTTCTTTTTACCGAGGCGAAAACCCAAACCAAAGCCATAGCCACCCTTGGGTCGGGCTGCTTCTGGTGTACCGAGGCGGTGTATGAGCGTGTCGAGGGTGTAATTAGCGTGCAATCGGGTTACAGCGGTGGGCACACCAAAAATCCTACCTACAAAGAAGTGTGTGCCGAAACCACTGGTCATGCCGAAGTAATACAACTCGTTTACGATCCTGCAATAATTTCATACGCAACCATATTGGAAATTTTCTTTAAAACCCACGATCCTACCCAGTTGAACCGGCAAGGGAATGATGTGGGTACCCAATACCGTTCGGTAATTTTTTACCACAGCCCCGAACAGTTGAAAGTTGCTACTGAAATAAAAAATCGCCTCGAAAAAGAAGGCATTTGGGAAAAGCCCATAGTCACTGCCATAGAAACCTATACAGATTTTTACCAGGCCGAACTTTCGCACCAGGATTATTATGAGAATAACCCTTCCCAAGGCTATTGCCGCTATGTAATAACGCCAAAAATTGAAAAATTCGAAAAGGTTTTTGAGGAATACCTGAGACGCTAA
- a CDS encoding formylglycine-generating enzyme family protein, whose translation MEDEIMKSINAIKKIALTTLLAFTFSLSTLVAQNDTMYVMKAGVVVKKYNVHTQVDSLIFYNPNKKVTINIAYVNIPAGTFIMGNPPSEEPLGWGADNQFQVTLSAFRISKYEITNAQYAVFLNAVGVGNDGKYAAGAYPTKILITASSGNFDWGLHYNTNKWEPVTGYENHPAINVSWYGAMEFATYVGGKLPTEAQWEYACRAGTTTRFNTGDHLTNLQANYDWAYPYTGGTNTLTTKPGKSQVVGTYPANAWGLYDMHGNVDEWVSDYFGDYPTTPQTNPTGASAPNSYSPEGRIMRGGGFNSQARWCLSAHRRHIHSAGGVIIGFRVVMAP comes from the coding sequence ATGGAGGACGAAATAATGAAATCAATAAATGCAATAAAAAAAATAGCATTAACAACACTTTTAGCTTTCACCTTTTCTCTTTCAACACTTGTAGCCCAAAACGACACAATGTATGTAATGAAAGCAGGTGTGGTGGTAAAAAAATACAATGTACACACTCAAGTGGATAGCCTTATTTTTTACAATCCAAACAAAAAAGTAACCATTAACATTGCTTATGTAAACATCCCCGCCGGCACTTTTATCATGGGTAACCCTCCGAGCGAAGAACCTCTCGGATGGGGAGCTGATAATCAATTTCAAGTTACGCTGAGTGCCTTTCGGATAAGCAAGTACGAAATTACGAATGCACAGTACGCCGTTTTTCTGAATGCCGTTGGCGTAGGCAACGATGGCAAGTATGCTGCAGGTGCTTACCCAACTAAGATCTTGATTACTGCTAGTAGTGGCAACTTTGACTGGGGCTTACATTACAACACCAATAAATGGGAACCTGTAACTGGTTACGAAAACCACCCTGCAATAAACGTATCATGGTATGGAGCAATGGAGTTTGCTACCTATGTAGGTGGTAAATTGCCCACCGAAGCACAGTGGGAATATGCATGCCGTGCAGGCACTACCACTCGTTTTAATACAGGTGATCATCTAACCAACCTGCAAGCCAATTACGATTGGGCATATCCTTATACAGGTGGCACCAACACTTTAACTACAAAACCAGGTAAATCTCAAGTCGTAGGCACTTACCCAGCCAATGCATGGGGATTATACGACATGCACGGCAATGTGGACGAATGGGTTAGCGATTATTTCGGCGACTATCCAACTACTCCCCAAACCAACCCAACTGGCGCCTCTGCTCCTAATAGTTACTCTCCCGAAGGCCGCATAATGCGGGGTGGTGGTTTTAATTCTCAAGCAAGGTGGTGCCTCTCGGCTCATCGCCGACACATACATTCGGCAGGGGGTGTGATTATTGGTTTTCGAGTTGTTATGGCCCCTTAG
- a CDS encoding T9SS type A sorting domain-containing protein yields the protein MKHKRLKLVAIHLFGLALTGVFAQNMNVKVSNGTQTAIPVNTIKKLTFTSSSIAVYKTNGSAAGYAYSNVRNLNFDNIKSVSISSLKNSKIFSLPQYVNTLSNDYPLMIAMTWTWSGVLGIQRTLLQFDLSQIPSNAIIQSATLSLKGSGSNPHTHSNSSSLNRITQAWDYSNATWTNMNNKYTTTGSIPITGTTSGAPNENKTVDIKSMVQYWVNNPQLNYGMMLKLDNETTYATMQFGTDDNTNSTLRPVLNISYVISSLKSAGSTIFDEEFAANPPSIVTTEENVSDSTLFDKNIIISPIPAYNYLDITINANGVENVSYEIYDLLGAKKAFGQISAQNKEKLGIESLGEGVYFIRFKYKNEVISKKFIVK from the coding sequence ATGAAACACAAACGTTTAAAGCTAGTAGCGATACATTTGTTTGGTTTAGCATTAACAGGAGTATTTGCACAAAATATGAATGTGAAAGTATCAAACGGTACGCAGACAGCTATTCCTGTTAATACTATTAAAAAGTTGACCTTTACATCCAGCAGTATTGCAGTTTACAAGACTAATGGCAGTGCTGCTGGTTATGCCTATAGTAATGTGCGCAATTTAAATTTCGACAACATCAAAAGTGTAAGTATTAGTTCGCTTAAAAATTCCAAAATCTTTAGTTTACCCCAGTATGTTAACACTCTGAGTAATGATTATCCACTAATGATTGCTATGACATGGACATGGAGCGGTGTTTTAGGAATTCAAAGAACCTTGCTCCAATTTGATTTGTCACAAATTCCAAGTAATGCAATTATCCAATCCGCAACTCTTAGTTTAAAAGGGTCTGGAAGTAATCCACATACACATAGCAATTCTTCATCATTAAATCGTATAACGCAAGCTTGGGATTATAGTAATGCTACATGGACCAATATGAATAATAAATATACTACTACCGGTAGTATTCCAATTACAGGCACAACTTCCGGAGCACCTAACGAAAACAAAACGGTTGATATAAAAAGTATGGTTCAATATTGGGTTAATAATCCACAATTAAACTATGGTATGATGTTAAAGCTTGATAATGAAACTACATACGCAACAATGCAATTTGGTACCGACGACAATACTAACTCGACATTACGCCCTGTATTGAATATAAGCTATGTCATTTCTTCTCTTAAGAGTGCTGGTTCAACAATTTTTGATGAAGAATTTGCGGCAAATCCACCAAGCATAGTTACTACAGAAGAGAATGTTTCCGACAGTACTTTGTTTGATAAAAACATAATTATTTCGCCTATTCCGGCATATAATTATTTAGATATTACAATTAATGCCAATGGTGTTGAAAACGTAAGCTATGAAATATATGATTTACTTGGGGCAAAAAAAGCTTTTGGACAAATATCAGCTCAAAATAAAGAAAAACTTGGAATTGAATCACTAGGTGAAGGAGTATATTTTATTAGGTTTAAATATAAAAATGAAGTGATATCTAAGAAATTTATAGTTAAGTAA
- a CDS encoding formylglycine-generating enzyme family protein produces the protein MKKLILLIIAFASISIGIQAQNDTMYVIKNGIVVGKHNIKTEVDSVIFYKPSTNTSSINIACVNIPAGTFIMGSPASEVKQKDDETQHQVTLSTFRMSKYEITNAQFAAFLNAKNIGVDGKYAAGTYPTQALIYASVTGHDWGLHYNTNKWVPVAGYENHPVIYVTWYGATEFATYVGGKLPTEAQWEYACRAGTTTPFNTGNYLTNLQAVYFWDYPYTGGPYTETNNNPMEPYAVGGYPANAWGLFDMHGNMFEWCSDWYAFYPTTAQTNPTGPTSEQGSGRVNRGGGWHSTAGNCRSAARYSNPPEAKESIIGFRVVYVP, from the coding sequence ATGAAAAAGCTTATCTTACTAATCATAGCATTTGCTTCCATTTCTATTGGAATTCAAGCCCAAAACGACACAATGTATGTAATAAAAAACGGAATTGTTGTTGGCAAGCACAATATAAAAACAGAGGTTGACAGCGTTATCTTTTACAAACCAAGCACCAATACATCGTCCATAAACATTGCGTGCGTAAACATTCCTGCCGGCACCTTTATCATGGGCAGCCCCGCAAGTGAAGTTAAACAGAAGGATGATGAAACACAACACCAGGTAACGTTGAGTACCTTTCGCATGAGCAAGTATGAAATAACCAATGCACAGTTTGCGGCTTTTTTGAATGCTAAAAACATAGGTGTCGATGGAAAATATGCTGCAGGTACTTACCCCACACAAGCCTTAATTTATGCCAGCGTTACTGGACACGACTGGGGTTTGCATTATAACACCAATAAATGGGTGCCAGTTGCAGGTTACGAAAACCACCCGGTAATATACGTAACATGGTACGGAGCAACCGAGTTTGCTACTTATGTAGGAGGTAAATTGCCCACCGAAGCACAGTGGGAATATGCTTGCCGTGCCGGCACCACCACCCCTTTTAATACAGGTAATTATTTAACCAACCTTCAAGCTGTCTACTTTTGGGATTATCCGTATACTGGTGGCCCCTACACTGAAACCAACAACAACCCAATGGAACCTTACGCAGTTGGTGGATACCCTGCAAATGCATGGGGCTTATTCGACATGCACGGTAATATGTTCGAATGGTGTAGCGATTGGTATGCGTTTTATCCAACAACAGCCCAAACCAACCCCACTGGTCCTACATCGGAACAGGGTTCAGGCCGTGTGAATCGTGGTGGTGGTTGGCACAGCACAGCTGGAAATTGTCGTTCGGCTGCTCGCTACAGTAATCCCCCTGAAGCAAAAGAAAGCATCATCGGGTTTCGTGTTGTCTACGTCCCCTAG
- a CDS encoding META domain-containing protein encodes MRIFTLIFVLVLSLQCTNKKLPKGEPTLEGSWQLVELTGFEYSLEGANGNPVLIVKLDAKTYNGHTGCNSMSGTLLDTKSGIRFSDALMTRMACNDEGLEQAYLIALRSFTSYRFEGSRLVLMDNDKTLAVFEPRK; translated from the coding sequence ATGCGAATTTTTACGCTAATCTTTGTCCTGGTGTTAAGCCTGCAATGCACCAACAAAAAACTTCCGAAAGGCGAACCAACTCTCGAAGGAAGCTGGCAACTGGTTGAACTTACTGGATTTGAATATAGCCTGGAAGGGGCTAATGGCAATCCGGTTCTCATTGTGAAGCTCGATGCTAAAACCTACAATGGCCATACCGGTTGCAACAGCATGAGTGGTACCCTGCTCGATACCAAGTCGGGGATTAGGTTTTCCGATGCCCTGATGACCCGCATGGCCTGCAACGACGAAGGTCTCGAACAAGCTTATTTAATAGCCCTGAGAAGTTTTACATCTTATCGCTTCGAGGGCTCCAGACTAGTTTTGATGGACAATGACAAAACATTGGCTGTTTTTGAGCCTCGCAAATGA